The nucleotide sequence TCACGCGGGCCTCGGCGTCCGAAAGCGGTTCCAGCCGTAGCTCCCTTCCGAGCAGCTCGCTGAGGACACGGAGCCGGTCGGCGGGCCGGAGCGAACCCGGTCCGGTGATGGCATACGCGAGCCCTTCGTGTCCCGGCGTGGTCAGCGACTCCGCGGCGACGGCGGCGATGTCGTACGGGTCGATCGTCGCCACCGGGACGTTCGCGAACGGCTCGCGGACGACATCCCCGGCGCGAAGCTGCGGGACCCACTGCAGCGAATTCGACATGAACCCGCTCGGCCGCAGGAAGGTCCACGCCAGCTTCGAAGCGCGCACCGCCGCCTCGGCCGCCATGTGCATACCCGCGACGGCGTTGTCGGTGTGCCCGCCGACGACCGAGCGGGACGACAGCAGTGTGACCTGCTCGACGCCCGCGTCCCGCATCA is from Amycolatopsis lurida and encodes:
- a CDS encoding NAD(P)H-binding protein; translation: MILVTGAGGNVGSELTAILARGGHPVRALVRTPRPLPDGVEGVTGDLNEPASLKPALAGVRAVFLLGGYENMPGALAVMRDAGVEQVTLLSSRSVVGGHTDNAVAGMHMAAEAAVRASKLAWTFLRPSGFMSNSLQWVPQLRAGDVVREPFANVPVATIDPYDIAAVAAESLTTPGHEGLAYAITGPGSLRPADRLRVLSELLGRELRLEPLSDAEARVTMSAEMPEKYVDAFFRFFAEGEFDDSAVTNAVQDLTGREPRPFATWARTHLAAFR